Within the Apium graveolens cultivar Ventura unplaced genomic scaffold, ASM990537v1 ctg671, whole genome shotgun sequence genome, the region TTCCTCTACAAATTGTTCCAATATTAATTATTAGTGAATAACAAGATTCTACTGGATTTTTGTCAACGTTGTATGGTAAACAGTTTTTACCTGTCATTCAGTCGATCACCCCATTACAATTTGGTTGCCCCTTTGATTATCAATTCAAACTAAGTCTAGAATTGTGGTTGCAGTTCTAATGGAGCCATGGTGAACCATTAAACCAATAAAATTATTCTCTCATTTCATTCTCAGCCTTTAAAATTGCTTTCAGCCATGTGCAGTAAGTGTatataaatttgaaaatattCGAGCACATTATTGATGCACGGCTACGTATTCGGTTGTACCTCCACAAATCGATATATAAATATTCTGAGGGTGCCCAATGATATAGTAGTATTGTATATCCTCCCATGTGAAAGCATGCAACACATGTTTTGAACCCATGCCAATGATCACCTTTACAAAACTACTTCTCTAAAATATGAGATGTTAATACAAGTCAATCAAGTGTTTGATTAGTTTAGGGTTTAGAATGGGTAGAGAATATTGATCCACCTTAATTAAATGGTACTTTGAGACCAACAACTTGTACGAAGTTTCTTTGAAGACCTTAAAGCCAGATACTACTTCGATATGTAATGCATGCTCTTCCTTCGTACAGCTAAAGTTTGTTATGAAAATTGTACCATAAAGAGTATGCATTCCCCTAGTGGTTCTACGATGGCATGTGCACGTCCATTGAACTAAGgaatcaaaattttataaaattttgaattgtCACCCCTCGTTTTGATCATGATATTTGAATCAATTTAACACAATTGGATGTATTAAAATCTCATTCTTATTTATATTGGCCAACTTAAAATCTCATGATTTACACTTATTCTCTATTGAAATATGACATTTCAGCATGTATAACGAAAATGGATATATTGAAATCTTATTTTCATTCTCGTTAACCAAAAATTTCATAATTCAAATTGTCAATATCTCCGATAAAAAAGGAAAAGGAGTGAGTGGTTTTAGTTGGTCTGCAATATCTCCTGTGCTCAAAAGTTTCACTTAAGTTACCACCGTCCAATGAATCATCTCTCTTTCTCTTGTGTTATAATGCATTCGAATCTAAAAAAATGTTAACTTTACCTAAAGCATGAACCCATCCTTTTTTAAATCTTTACGGGGAAAGAGTAGCAATTCAGGTGGGCGGTTGTACAAAGTGTATATCAACAGATTTTACCGATCAGTTCTAAGATTCGTGTAGTTGGTAAAAATTAGTAGTTAGTCCAGCGAAGAAAACATTCTCTCCCCCCTACGACCAAAGTTATGGAATTGCATAGTACTAAAATCAATTCTACCAAAAATTACATAATGTATATTGTGACTGAACTAGGATAAAAAATTACAGAGCTAGAATATTTGACAGGGGCCGTACATGATTAATAATGTTTGATTGGCTAAAATAATGTATTTATTCTTCTAGAAAACTAAACACGTTTGCTGCCTAAAACTGATTAAATACATTATTTTAGTCTAGATGTAGTGACGTGGATAATTATAAATGATGACAAATGATTAGAACTGCAAGGCAATATTTAAAACTGTTAGCTAAAAATTTTGTTGAACATCAATTATATTAGTATTAACTATAATCATTAGTTATATTCAAAATAtcattttttattaattttaaatatatatattagagaaaataaaataataatatttaataaaaaaattaataataatattataacatTTCTATATTTGTAACAATTTTTTAAGCTAaacattataaaaataaaattaaataatttttatgatTAACTAAAAGTATGAtaacatatttaaaaataaatgagATAAACAGATTAACAAACATTacttatatattaaataaaatatagaatTAAAACATATCTTATTttagaatttttataaatttagttaacgataaaataatatttttacaattaccattattttaatattttaagttaaatattgaaaaaaataatttagTATAGTATGCtcattataattaaataacataATTAAGAATCTAAATGAGCTAGAACTAGGGTTAAACAGAAGATGGTAAATGATTAAACAGATGTAGCGTGCTATCGGCACTTAGCGTTGAAGTGATACATATTTAAACATTAGTTATAGTAATAGACTGACGCATAGATATTAATCATGACAGGAAGTGGTTACTTAATTTTAACTATGCCTATGTTGAACAAAAAATCGAATTAAAATCGAAACCGAACCGAAGCTGGATAAAACCAATTCGAATAAAATCGATCTGAAACCAAAAAACATAAAAATCGAACCGATTTAAATGGCTCGATTCCGGTTATACATTTCAACCGAATCGATAAAAACCGAACCGGTTactaatattaataaataaatattatattttacatctataatttaaaatatttttatgtattatgaaaatttataattatattgttATATTTTAGTCTCTGTTAGTTAGTTATAATAATGCGGTAGCAGAGGTTATAAGAGCATCTCCGAGAGCACCTGTTAGCAATAATATCTACGTGGCAACcctaattttaaaaatatagataatATGTAAAAAAAACAGTATGGGAGACACCTGTTAGGTAAAATTTTAGATGCCCAGAGGCAGGCTACATTTGTTGAATGAATGACTTTCATCTATATTTGAGCCACGTCATGCTTATTTTCCCTCCACTGTACACCTTCCCGCTAACATCTCGCttcatcaaatatatataattaaagtTTGGGATTTTAGAATTGAGTGGAGTTTTACAAgaaattacatatatatataataattacatttaatatatatatatactaatttaattttaaattttaactttatataatattaattgtaaaaatttaatatcaaaaagcTGTAAAAAAATCATGTTAACCAATTTTATTAATTacttatataattttttattgtacattttgatataaaaaactattaaaaattacttggataaaaaaattagttaaatattttataatatataaaagtaatgtttgttaactaatttttttcatgatttaaatattataataacatcagtaaatatttttattttatacatatatatatatatattattcccACTTATATTAAGTTAAAaacattattttttattaataatttcttatcaaccctttttgacaaaatataactcttaaaatttaaaaataacaataaAAACTATTTTTTGAATATAGCTAATCATTATAGCTAATACCACTGAAGCAGAATTCCTTGCAAGTTCATCAATTTTTACATAATATCTATTTTATGCTAATATAGCTAATGAATATAGCTACTCctgttggagatgctctaagtCAAGTTGCATAAACTTGTTTGTTTCCATAATCTGCATTTGCTTTCACTAGATTTGAGTTGTGTAGTCACTGTGAACTTGCTCAGTTGGCATGGTTCAGATGCTGGAGCTTCAGAGACCTGCATCACCTCATCCTGTTGAACCATTTTTAGATTTTTTAACATAGGAGATTGCTCTTCAAATGCAAACTCTGGCTACAATGTGACTTTTCCAACCTCCCGTGAAGAGTTTGATACGTGACTGTGAAATAATCTGGGCCTTGGTAAAACAATGGCATATTTGAATTGAGCATCAACTTGTCTAGTTTAtatattgtttttcctttttatatTTGTTGGTTTTATAACCGAAACCAAGCCGATTATAATCGAATCAGGGTTTTTTAAACCGAAACCAAAACTGAATCCACACCGGGGTTTTTAAACCGAAACCGAATCCAACCCGGCGGTTACTGTCTCAATTTTAGAAACCGAAAATTTATGATTGCGATTCCGATTTTATCCAGAAATCGAACCGAACCGGTCATGCTCTCCTGTAACTGTATGTCAATTTTTTCCTTGGGTTGTGAAGCACTTCCCCCCCTTCCAACCTTTTAGTTCCACTTATTTTTGAATGATACACATGAGGAAGCAAAACCATATTGGTCTGATCACTGGCAAGTTAATTATTATTAACTCAGTCCCTTATAATTATTTACATTTCTGAGCAAGTGTCCGGCACGTATTTTAAGGTACATAAAAaatatagttatgtaacttatttttataattttctttttctaaataaaaattaaatattttaattttattcagaaaaagaaaattgtaaaaaaaatttacagaactatactttatatgcaccttaaaatacgtgtcggacACTTTCTAAAAAATGTAAATAATTGAAAGGAACGGAGGGAGTATTCATCTTTCTTTTTTTACTCTAGTGCATCCCCTTTTACGGCAAATCAATACAAAACCATTGGCGAAAGTGTAGAAAATTCAAATTAGCACGAGAAGTAATCTTCCCAAAGAGCTTTAACAGAAAGAATCTGCCCTTACACAATAAAGAAATCTAAAGCAGTTCCATTACCTAACTTTTCAATACATTATAAAGCTCAGTGTTTCCAATGCTCTGTGTTCAGTCACATTTTTATGTGTGTTGTGTTGTCATAAGGTGGCAAAAACTACTTAGTAGTAGTAAGTAGACACCTTAACAAAGCCTCTAATTCATTTCTTTTAGTCTCAATGGATTCTCTTAGTATACACAAGATTCAGGCCATCAACAAGTACAGGAACCAACAATTTATAAGCAATCTACTTGTTTATACTTTGACTACAATGTCATGTAGCTTACTGGTTTTTAGTCCTTTTTGGTATCCCCCTCTCCGCGCTACTGTCAATGTCTTTCTGTCCGTGTCTCTTCCAAAAGTTCTTTCACTCTTCTTGAGCGCCAAGGCTGTGTTCATCGTAGGTAACCTCATTGTCATTTTCCTTGTAGGAGAGTTTAAAATATACACCATACCGCAGCCTCCTCAAGGGCATGAAGCTAGGTGTCAAATTCTACGTAGTTCAGACAAAGAAAGTGGAAATCCTGAGGTTCCTTTGGAGAAAGGACAGAGAATGAATATGAATCTTCACTGTATTCAGTTAGAAAGAGGGACAATTCAGTTAGTCACTCGTAGACATGAAAATGCTTCAGTTTATAGAGAAGGATATGCGGGAAGAAAAGAAGATCACGGGAAAATATCAGACAGGGAAGAGTTATTGTCACATGAGAAAGACTTGAACAAGATGGCAGATGTTTTTATTGCAAGGGTTAATAAACAGAGGAGGCTTGAAGCTGAGCTTTATAAATAATAGCAATAAAGTAGAGTTCAATATTAGCCGAGGAGACTGTGCGATGTATTGCATCACCAGGGAAATAATTATAGAGATATAAAAGGTGGATTGGTAAACAGTTTTGGTTCAGCTGTAAGTTGAAATAAAACCATATATGAAGTTAGAATTCTTTGTAACAGAAAGCACAGCAAAAGTGTTGTTGTGGTTTCTTTACTAAACTAACAACTAATGCATAAACATCTTCGCTGGTAAGGATTTGGTCTGCTAACTAATTTGATACACGCACAATGAAAGTTACGTAAACATCACACAAGCATTAGATCGAATGCAAAGCTAGAAGAATTAAGAATACTGAACAATAAACCTTTAGAAGCACATTATCATATGGCAACAAGTAGgttaatttgaaattaaattttACCTTAGTTCGGCCTACCCTTGGACAAGTGGTATGATCCGTGTACAATTTATCCTCCTCATCTTCCACCAGCCTCCAAGTCCCTGCTTCCGACTTAATATACTGCTTTCATTCAATTTTTTATGAGTATGCTGTATTAAATTTTATAAAGGAGCCCAAAGTAAAAAGTTTATCTACATCTATAATAGGGATTAGAATGCAGTTCTAGTCATTTAACATTAAAACTTGGTTGAGCGGGGTTGGGGCTGAGGAACCTAGTGAAGATCTAACGACATGTAATTTACAATCTCTTCTTCCTGTGATCCCATAAAATTTTTCTCAATTTCATTCTGATTTTAAACATTCTTCCGTCCATTGGTTCAGGAAACTTAGGCCAGTATATTGTATATGTCAAAATAACCTATGCATGCCCTCTAGGACAGAGTTATTGAAGTTATTCTTAGTTAATCCTGTTTAGTTTCAATAAACCAGCAATGTAATATGCATTGTGGCAGTGTGTATTATTGTTGATGTGTCTGTCTTAGTATAATGTTGGGACCATGTCGTTGTCTTACTGGTAGTAGTGTCCAAGTATCTACAGCTGTTCTGGTATAGGGCATTGTAGTCTTTTCCTTTCTAGTTTGTTAGTAGTACTGGTATTCTGAGAGATTAAAAGGGCCTGGTATTCAGGGTTTTTGGACTCAATGTGTGTATTCCATTATTGAGTGAAATACAGTTTGGCACATTCTCTCATCCTATCTTTTCATTGTTATCACTTGCACAATGTTCAAATGTCtttatggtatcagagcaagcatTTGATATATTTTAGTTTTTGAAAAGAGTGTTGTTTGGTGAGATTTTAAAACATTGTTTAGAAGTCATTCAGTGTGTGCGAGTCTGGATAAAGTGTGAGTTGTTGTTTTGCAAACACTGTTTTCAGATCTACTGATGGCTACCAATAGGGTGTCTATAACAGACCTACAAATCCCTTTATTCATGCATCCCTCTGATGGTCCACTATCAATAAGTGTGACAAAGTTGCAAGGAGCTGCAGATTACAGGACCTGGAAGAGAACCTTTGAGATCCAGCTGTCAGCAAAGAGAAAATATGGGTTTCTTGATGGATCAGTCATAAGGAGTGCCACAGATGCTGTAGAAGCAAGCCAATGGGACACATGTAATAACATGATAATTTCTTGGATCCACAATAACGTATCTGATAGCATTAAATCTTCAGTCTTGTTTATTAATAATGCTAGTGACATATGGAAGCAACTTGAAAAAAGATTTTCTTTAACAAATGGATCAAGAAAGTACAAGTTGAATAAAGATCTTTTTAATTCTAAACAAAATGGGGTGAAAGTAAGCGAGTATTTCACCAGCTTGAGTAGTTTATGTGAAGAAATAGACTCAATGAACGTACTACCAACTGTAACTGCTATGACACCGAGATTAACAAGTTGTTGAGTGCCATTGAGGCCATGAAACAAGAATCGAAATTATTTCAATTTTTGAATGGGTTAGATGAGGCGTATGGGGCGCAGAGAAGTCAACTGTTGATGATGGCCCCATTACCTACAGTTGAAGTGGCATGTGCAGCAGTGTTACAAGAAAAGTCTCAAAAGGAGGTTTTATCACATGTTGGGATTGGTGATAATGATGTGATAGCCATGTACAGCAGGGGTAGTAAAGATAAGGTTCCGATATGTTCTTCCTTTGGTAGAAAAGGGCACCCAACTGACAAGTGTTGAGAAGTCACAGGAAACTACCCAAAATGGCATTCTAAACACAAACTGAATCTGAATCGAAGATCAAATGCTGGGAAGTGGTCAGGAAACAAAGGAGAAAGCTCAAGAATGGCAAATAATGTTCAACAATCCATAACAGTCACGTCTCAACAACTGGAACAACTTTTGAAGTTGATTCCTAAAGACACTTCAGACCAAGGAGGATATGAGACTGATGAGGAAATAGACCTCGGATTTTCAGGCATGACACACAAGAATTATGTGAAAAAATTGGAGAATAAAGGCTGGATAATTGATTTGGGAGCTTCGGACCATATGACGTCGTCCCTGAAGAATTTGATTAATGTGAAACATGCTCCTCATAGTTATACCATCACATTGCCAACTGGAGCAACGACATTGATCACTCATGTAGGGGATGTGGTTCTTGAAAATGGTTTAAAACTCAACAATGTCTTATATGTGCCCCAGTTCAACCACAATATGCTCTCAATACACAAGTTAGCCCAAGATGGAAGATGTGAAGTGATGTTTCAGCCAAACAAATGTGTGATCACAGACGCTGTCACAAAGCATATGCTGGGAGTTGGTGAGATGAAACATGGGTTGTATTACTTAAAGAATGAAAAATTCTTTAACAAAGGAGTAGCCATGAATGTGATGAAGTTATCAGAAAAGGAAGTTCTTGACAACACTGAAAAAAAGAAAGTTGGCAATCAATATGCTATTTGGCACCAAAGGTTAGGGCATGCAGCTTTTTCTAAAATAAAGCACATAGCACAAGTCAAACCGTTCCTTTCTCAGCAAAAGGAACAAGTGTGCATAACTTGCCCACTGGCAAAAATGACAAGACTGGCATTCTCTCCCAGCGAGTCACATGCAACTAAACCGTTTGATTTAATCCATACAGACATTTGGGGTCCGTATAGAGTCAACACAAGAGGAAAGTTCAGATTGTTCTTAACATTGGTGGATGATAACACAAGAATGACATGGTTCTACCTGCTGGAAAG harbors:
- the LOC141703534 gene encoding uncharacterized protein LOC141703534, whose amino-acid sequence is MATNRVSITDLQIPLFMHPSDGPLSISVTKLQGAADYRTWKRTFEIQLSAKRKYGFLDGSVIRSATDAVEASQWDTCNNMIISWIHNNVSDSIKSSVLFINNASDIWKQLEKRFSLTNGSRKYKLNKDLFNSKQNGVKLLSAIEAMKQESKLFQFLNGLDEAYGAQRSQLLMMAPLPTVEVACAAVLQEKSQKEVLSHVGIGDNDVIAMYSRGSKDKVPICSSFGRKGHPTDKC
- the LOC141703533 gene encoding uncharacterized protein LOC141703533, coding for MDSLSIHKIQAINKYRNQQFISNLLVYTLTTMSCSLLVFSPFWYPPLRATVNVFLSVSLPKVLSLFLSAKAVFIVGNLIVIFLVGEFKIYTIPQPPQGHEARCQILRSSDKESGNPEVPLEKGQRMNMNLHCIQLERGTIQLVTRRHENASVYREGYAGRKEDHGKISDREELLSHEKDLNKMADVFIARVNKQRRLEAELYK